In a single window of the Littorina saxatilis isolate snail1 linkage group LG3, US_GU_Lsax_2.0, whole genome shotgun sequence genome:
- the LOC138961886 gene encoding frizzled-10-B-like, with protein sequence MRPPTADQSNSGEGSSRWPRGCGSSAGGGNATLSFIHQHDVTRDGYGYRYYTTTYSPQCSNGNRQSVTMTTTPQCSNGNGQSVTMTTTRSSRRMVRSPRLPRSVTVVMVTLCVAMVTATGVSGLNLDHPHMAGRCEPVTIPMCLDMRYNMTRMPNLVGHTNQKDAAIQVHEFIPLVQIGCSRFLKFFLCSLYAPMCTEMVEETMIITACRSMCLEVKSKCEPILQRFNFPWPSMLSCDKLPEKSDARSNLCMEAPSVTDEPEYVPGTLGVNLEENVDWKQLFKEGFNLGTRTSTEPAKKKEVGGKKEAETCPPRFVHVDKIEGNNTCAPRCDVDVFFRKEDKHFAKVWMIVWASLCCLSTTMTVLTFVIDTSRFKYPERPIIFLSMCYAIYSVAFMIRAVTGPEAISCDKGRDGSEFLIQEGLESTWCIIVFLVLYFFGMASSIWWVILTLTWFLAAGRKWGAEAIEALSSYFHLAAWAIPAIQTIVILTMRRVDGDELTGMCYVGNQDIGALTGFVLTPLIIYLIVGTIFILAGFVALFRIRSNLKQEGGGGPNIRKLEKLMAKIGVFSVLYTVPATCVIGCYFYERMNFDRWQQEARRRPCVPEEGGGGKGDCPLDQSIPTVEVYMLKIFMSLVVGITSGMWIWSSKTVASWKHFCSGRFKRRKASHGPGSGAGGGGGASGGGGGSPHYNASYHPAPVVILKSQHGHKHLPKVAGSRV encoded by the exons ATGCGGCCTCCGACGGCCGATCAGAGCAACAGTGGTGAGGGTTCTTCTCGCTGGCCTCGTGGATGTGGTAGTAGCGCTGGTGGTGGAAACGCGACACTGTCGTTCATTCACCAGCATGACGTGACACGGGATGGATATGGATATCGATACTATACTACAACGTACAGCCCTCAGTGTTCTAACGGAAACAGACAAAGtgtgacgatgacgacgacccCACAGTGTTCTAACGGAAACGGGCAAAGtgtgacgatgacgacgacgaggaGTAGCAGGAGGATGGTTCGGTCCCCGAGGTTACCTAGGAGTGTGACGGTGGTGATGGTGACGCTGTGTGTTGCCATGGTGACGGCGACGGGTGTCTCGGGGCTGAACCTGGACCACCCCCACATGGCGGGCCGGTGCGAGCCGGTGACCATCCCAATGTGTCTGGACATGCGTTACAACATGACCCGCATGCCCAACCTGGTGGGCCACACCAACCAGAAGGACGCCGCCATCCAGGTGCACGAGTTCATCCCGCTGGTCCAGATCGGCTGCTCGCGCTTCCTCAAGTTCTTTCTCTGCTCGCTGTACGCGCCCATGTGCACGGAGATGGTCGAGGAGACGATGATCATCACGGCCTGTAGGTCTATGTGTCTGGAGGTGAAGTCCAAGTGCGAGCCCATCCTGCAGCGATTCAACTTCCCATGGCCAAGCATGCTGTCGTGCGACAAGCTGCCCGAGAAGAGCGACGCGCGCAGCAACCTGTGCATGGAGGCGCCCAGTGTCACGGACGAGCCGGAGTACGTGCCGGGCACTCTGGGCGTCAACCTGGAGGAGAACGTCGACTGGAAACAGCTTTTCAAGGAGGGGTTTAACCTCGG CACCCGCACATCCACTGAGCCAGCGAAGAAGAAGGAGGTCGGGGGGAAGAAGGAGGCAGAGACGTGTCCCCCCCGCTTCGTGCACGTGGACAAGATTGAGGGCAACAACACGTGCGCACCGCGATGTGACGTCGACGTCTTTTTCCGCAAGGAGGACAAACACTTCGCCAAG GTGTGGATGATCGTGTGGGCCTCGCTGTGCTGCCTGTCCACCACCATGACGGTCCTCACCTTCGTCATCGACACGTCACGCTTCAAGTACCCCGAGCGGCCCATCATCTTCCTGTCCATGTGCTACGCCATCTACTCGGTCGCCTTCATGATCCGGGCCGTCACGGGGCCCGAGGCCATCTCGTGTGACAAGGGCAGGGACGGGAGCGAGTTCCTCATCCAGGAGGGCCTGGAGTCTACCTGGTGCATCATCGTTTTCCTCGTTCTCTACTTCTTCGGCATGGCCTCGTCCATCTGGTGGGTCATCCTCACCTTGACCTGGTTCCTGGCGGCGGGGAGGAAGTGGGGGGCGGAGGCGATCGAAGCGCTGAGCTCGTACTTCCACCTGGCGGCGTGGGCCATCCCGGCTATCCAGACTATCGTGATTCTCACCATGAGGCGTGTGGATGGGGATGAACTCACCGGCATGTGCTACGTGGGCAACCAGGACATCGGGGCCCTCACCGGCTTCGTCCTCACTCCCCTCATCATCTACCTCATCGTCGGCACTATCTTCATCCTCGCCGGCTTCGTGGCGCTCTTCCGCATCCGCTCCAACCTGAAACAGGAAGGCGGGGGTGGCCCCAACATTCGCAAGCTGGAGAAACTGATGGCTAAGATCGGTGTGTTCTCTGTGCTCTACACAGTCCCCGCCACCTGTGTCATCGGATGCTACTTCTACGAGAGGATGAACTTTGACCGCTGGCAGCAGGAGGCGAGGAGGAGGCCGTGTGTGCccgaggaggggggtggggggaagggggactGCCCCCTGGACCAGTCCATCCCCACAGTGGAGGTGTACATGCTGAAGATCTTCATGTCGCTCGTCGTTGGCATCACCAGCGGCATGTGGATCTGGTCCTCCAAGACTGTGGCCTCGTGGAAACACTTCTGCTCCGGGAGGTTCAAGAGGAGGAAGGCGTCTCACGGGCCGGGGTCGGGTgcgggtgggggagggggagcttcaggagggggaggagggagccCCCACTACAACGCCAGCTACCACCCGGCCCCTGTCGTGATCTTGAAGTCGCAGCACGGACACAAACACTTGCCCAAAGTGGCGGGTTCCAGGGTCTGA